The Mycolicibacterium smegmatis genome has a window encoding:
- a CDS encoding DUF4185 domain-containing protein — MFLCWNAISAGLAHADTGLVPGQVLRIGPSAGTGTPTGDYGIGATDLCEFMEFPSRVLQVCGDSFAGQAVGFGGWYSPIALHVESDSIDDPAGIRYNGVSGVDKPLLADPTPPGSSQLPAGVVSINRENYMMVTVTKDLTPQTSRLVKADAAKSGWPTVPGSAREASYLGGNQSQVSGYYDPIPTPESPRGWVYIVANNFDRSGPVFLYRVPPQDFTDRAAWQGWSSASGRWGEPATALWPDRVGEMSIRLIDGKAVLSYFNATTGNMEMRVADDPTQLGTVPVTTVVYASDWPDPAETLPPPEVNRLAQPYGGYISPASTLDEVRVFISQWNTRPRGGTPYRVIQYAVNPLKPWE; from the coding sequence ATCTTTCTCTGCTGGAATGCCATTTCGGCGGGGCTCGCGCACGCCGACACGGGGCTCGTGCCTGGGCAGGTGCTGCGCATCGGGCCGAGTGCCGGCACCGGCACACCGACCGGTGACTACGGCATCGGCGCCACCGACCTGTGCGAGTTCATGGAGTTCCCCAGCCGCGTGCTGCAGGTGTGCGGCGACAGCTTCGCAGGCCAGGCCGTCGGATTCGGCGGCTGGTACTCGCCGATCGCGCTGCACGTCGAATCCGACTCGATCGACGACCCGGCCGGTATCCGCTACAACGGCGTCTCCGGCGTCGACAAGCCGCTGCTGGCCGATCCGACCCCGCCCGGCAGTTCCCAGCTTCCCGCCGGGGTGGTGTCGATCAACCGCGAGAACTACATGATGGTGACCGTCACGAAGGATCTGACGCCCCAGACCTCGCGCCTGGTGAAAGCCGATGCGGCCAAGAGCGGTTGGCCCACCGTGCCCGGTTCGGCGCGCGAGGCGTCGTACCTGGGCGGGAACCAGTCGCAAGTCAGCGGGTACTACGACCCGATCCCCACCCCCGAGTCACCTCGCGGATGGGTGTACATCGTCGCCAACAACTTCGACCGCAGCGGACCGGTGTTCCTGTACCGCGTACCGCCGCAGGACTTCACCGACCGTGCGGCCTGGCAGGGCTGGTCCTCGGCGTCCGGGCGCTGGGGTGAGCCGGCGACTGCGCTGTGGCCAGATCGCGTGGGGGAGATGAGCATTCGCCTGATCGACGGCAAGGCGGTGCTGTCATATTTCAACGCCACGACCGGCAACATGGAGATGCGTGTGGCCGACGACCCGACACAGTTGGGCACCGTGCCCGTGACGACCGTGGTCTATGCCAGCGACTGGCCCGACCCGGCCGAGACCCTGCCGCCGCCGGAGGTGAACCGGCTCGCGCAGCCATATGGCGGTTACATCTCACCGGCCTCGACACTCGACGAGGTCCGCGTCTTCATCAGCCAGTGGAACACCCGGCCACGCGGCGGCACGCCCTACCGCGTGATCCAGTACGCGGTGAACCCCCTCAAGCCGTGGGAGTAG
- a CDS encoding aspartate-semialdehyde dehydrogenase: protein MVNIGVVGATGQVGQVMRNLLEQRNFPATSVRFFASPRSEGKKLTFRGQEIEVENAETADPSGLDIALFSAGATMSRVQAPRFAEAGVIVVDNSSAFRKDPDVPLVVSEVNFDRDVRGKKLAKGIIANPNCTTMAAMPVLKPLHEEAGLQRLIVSSYQAVSGSGIAGVEELAGQARAVIDGVEQLVHDGSALQYPAPNKYVAPIAFNIVPLAGNYVDDGSGETDEDQKLRNESRKILGIPELLVSGTCVRVPVFSGHSLSINAEFSQPISVERTKELLSTAAGVKLVDVPTPLAAAGIDDCLVGRIRQDPGVPDGRGLALFVSGDNLRKGAALNTIQIAELLAADL, encoded by the coding sequence ATGGTCAACATCGGTGTGGTCGGCGCGACCGGCCAGGTCGGCCAGGTCATGCGCAACCTGCTCGAACAGCGCAACTTCCCCGCGACCTCCGTGCGGTTCTTCGCCTCGCCGCGCTCCGAGGGCAAGAAGCTGACATTCCGCGGCCAGGAGATCGAGGTCGAGAACGCCGAGACCGCCGATCCGTCCGGTCTGGACATCGCCCTGTTCTCGGCGGGCGCCACGATGTCGCGTGTGCAGGCCCCGCGGTTCGCCGAGGCCGGCGTGATCGTCGTCGACAACTCGTCGGCGTTCCGCAAGGACCCTGACGTCCCGCTCGTGGTCAGCGAGGTCAACTTCGACCGCGACGTGCGCGGCAAGAAGCTCGCCAAGGGCATCATCGCCAACCCCAACTGCACGACCATGGCCGCCATGCCGGTGCTCAAGCCGCTGCACGAAGAGGCCGGCCTGCAGCGCCTGATCGTGTCGAGCTACCAGGCCGTCTCCGGTAGCGGTATCGCCGGTGTCGAGGAACTCGCGGGTCAGGCCCGCGCCGTCATCGACGGCGTCGAGCAACTGGTGCACGACGGTTCGGCACTGCAGTACCCCGCGCCCAACAAGTACGTGGCGCCCATCGCGTTCAACATCGTTCCGCTGGCGGGCAACTACGTCGACGACGGCTCCGGCGAGACCGACGAGGACCAGAAGCTGCGCAACGAGAGCCGCAAGATCCTCGGCATCCCCGAGCTGTTGGTGTCCGGCACCTGCGTGCGTGTGCCGGTGTTCAGCGGGCACTCGCTGTCGATCAATGCCGAGTTCTCCCAACCGATTTCGGTGGAGCGCACCAAGGAGCTGCTGAGCACGGCGGCGGGCGTGAAGCTGGTCGACGTGCCCACGCCGCTGGCCGCCGCGGGTATCGACGACTGCCTCGTCGGCCGCATCCGCCAGGATCCGGGCGTGCCCGACGGCCGCGGCCTCGCGCTGTTCGTCTCCGGCGACAACCTGCGCAAGGGCGCAGCGCTCAACACCATCCAGATCGCAGAACTGTTGGCCGCCGACCTCTGA
- a CDS encoding aspartate kinase, with the protein MALVVQKYGGSSVADAERIRRVAERIVETKKAGNDVVVVVSAMGDTTDDLLDLARQVSPAPPPREMDMLLTAGERISNALVAMAIESLGAQARSFTGSQAGVITTGTHGNAKIIDVTPGRLRDALDEGQIVLVAGFQGVSQDSKDVTTLGRGGSDTTAVAVAAALDADVCEIYTDVDGIFTADPRIVPNARHLDTVSFEEMLEMAACGAKVLMLRCVEYARRYNVPIHVRSSYSDKPGTIVKGSIEDIPMEDAILTGVAHDRSEAKVTVVGLPDVPGYAAKVFRAVAEADVNIDMVLQNISKIEDGKTDITFTCARDNGPRAVEKLSALKSEIGFSQVLYDDHIGKVSLIGAGMRSHPGVTATFCEALAEAGINIDLISTSEIRISVLIKDTELDKAVSALHEAFGLGGDDEAVVYAGTGR; encoded by the coding sequence GTGGCGCTCGTCGTACAGAAATACGGCGGATCCTCGGTGGCGGACGCCGAGAGGATCCGACGGGTCGCCGAGCGGATCGTCGAGACCAAGAAGGCGGGCAACGACGTCGTCGTCGTCGTCTCCGCGATGGGTGACACCACCGATGACCTGCTGGACCTGGCTCGTCAGGTGTCGCCCGCGCCGCCGCCGCGTGAGATGGACATGCTGCTGACCGCCGGTGAGCGGATCTCCAACGCGCTGGTCGCGATGGCCATCGAATCGCTCGGCGCGCAGGCCCGGTCCTTCACCGGATCGCAGGCCGGTGTGATCACCACGGGCACGCACGGCAACGCCAAGATCATCGACGTTACGCCGGGCCGGTTGCGCGACGCGCTCGACGAGGGACAGATCGTGCTGGTCGCCGGGTTCCAGGGCGTCAGCCAGGACAGCAAGGACGTCACCACGCTGGGCCGCGGCGGTTCGGACACCACGGCCGTCGCCGTGGCTGCGGCACTCGATGCCGATGTCTGCGAGATCTACACCGACGTCGACGGCATCTTCACCGCGGACCCGCGCATCGTGCCCAACGCCCGCCACCTCGACACCGTCTCCTTCGAGGAGATGCTGGAGATGGCGGCCTGCGGCGCGAAAGTTCTGATGCTGCGCTGCGTCGAGTACGCCCGCCGCTACAACGTGCCCATCCACGTCCGGTCGTCGTATTCGGACAAGCCCGGCACCATCGTCAAAGGATCGATCGAGGACATCCCCATGGAAGACGCCATCCTGACCGGAGTAGCCCACGACCGCAGCGAGGCCAAAGTCACGGTGGTCGGTCTGCCCGACGTTCCCGGCTACGCCGCCAAGGTGTTCCGCGCGGTCGCCGAGGCCGACGTGAACATCGACATGGTGCTGCAGAACATCTCGAAGATCGAGGACGGCAAGACCGACATCACGTTCACGTGTGCGCGTGACAACGGCCCGCGGGCCGTAGAGAAGCTCTCGGCGCTCAAGAGCGAGATCGGTTTCAGCCAGGTGCTGTACGACGACCACATCGGCAAGGTGTCGCTGATCGGCGCCGGTATGCGGTCGCATCCGGGCGTGACGGCCACGTTCTGCGAGGCGCTCGCGGAGGCCGGCATCAACATCGACCTGATCTCGACGTCGGAGATCCGTATCTCGGTGCTCATCAAGGACACCGAACTGGACAAGGCGGTTTCGGCGCTGCACGAGGCGTTCGGCCTCGGCGGCGACGACGAAGCCGTGGTGTACGCGGGAACGGGGCGCTGA